A genomic window from Sphingobacterium spiritivorum includes:
- a CDS encoding alpha-ketoacid dehydrogenase subunit alpha/beta: MSGTILQHMQTYEPSKLSFDDFRKIIIADYRLAVESRFVSLLGRKEVLTGKAKFGIFGDGKELAQIALAKVFREGDWRSGYYRDQTFVFASGISTVYHFFSQLYAHPDLEADPSSGGRQMNCHFSTRQIDEDGNWFNQMQQKNSASDISTTGGQMSRIMGLGLASKLYRHNPDLNHLSYFSDKGNEVVFCSVGNASTSEGVFLETINAAGVNQIPVVISVWDDGYGISVPNEVQTTKGDISEVLKGFQRQEGDTTGFEIFKVNGWDYAGLVETYEQAVRFAREEHVPCLVHVTELTQPQGHSTSGSHERYKSAERLEWEHEFDCNVKMRQWILESDMATEEELNQIEAEAKEYVRTEQRRAWTDYHKTINGDLEQAISLLEQIESPLVEMPLKTLKSLPEPSFKEVYVNVRRAIRELRGVQVKGKQDLMNWYHAQQRVNENRFNDFLFTDTPDSPLNVKVIPAEYDEETRIVDGREVLNACFDANFSRDERLVAFGEDVGKIGDVNQGFAGLQQKFGELRIFDTGIRESAIIGKGLGLSLRGLRPIAEIQYLDYLIYALPILSDDLASLSYRTKAGQKAPVIVRTRGHRLEGIWHSGSPMTVLLGGLRGLHICVPRNMTQAAGMYNTLLRGDEPAVVVECLNGYRLKEKMPKNIGEFTVPLGIAEVVKEGADLTVVSYGSTLRVVQEAAIELEKLGINIEIVDIQCLYPLDRTEICKLSLDKTNRLLVVDEDVPGGASAYILQHILENQKGYYVLDGQPRTLTAKAHRPPYGSDGDYFTKPSADDVIEIVYEMMNDANPEKYPALY, encoded by the coding sequence ATGTCAGGAACCATATTACAGCATATGCAAACATACGAACCTTCTAAGCTAAGTTTTGATGATTTTAGGAAAATCATTATTGCCGACTACCGTCTGGCGGTAGAAAGCAGGTTTGTAAGTTTGTTGGGAAGAAAAGAAGTATTGACCGGAAAAGCTAAGTTTGGAATTTTCGGAGACGGTAAAGAACTTGCGCAGATTGCTTTAGCAAAAGTTTTTCGGGAAGGTGACTGGAGGTCAGGATATTATCGTGATCAGACCTTTGTATTTGCTTCCGGTATTTCTACTGTTTATCATTTCTTTTCTCAGTTGTATGCGCATCCTGATCTGGAGGCAGATCCTTCATCCGGCGGAAGACAAATGAATTGTCATTTTTCTACCCGTCAGATTGATGAAGACGGAAACTGGTTTAACCAGATGCAGCAAAAAAATTCGGCATCGGATATCTCTACTACCGGAGGGCAGATGTCCCGTATTATGGGATTGGGCCTAGCATCAAAATTGTATCGTCATAATCCGGATCTGAACCATCTCTCTTATTTTTCGGATAAAGGGAATGAAGTGGTATTCTGTTCTGTAGGAAATGCTTCTACTTCGGAAGGGGTTTTCCTGGAAACAATAAATGCTGCTGGAGTCAACCAGATCCCTGTTGTGATCTCTGTATGGGACGATGGCTATGGTATATCGGTTCCCAATGAAGTACAGACTACAAAAGGGGATATTTCGGAAGTACTCAAAGGATTCCAACGTCAGGAGGGGGACACAACTGGTTTTGAAATCTTTAAAGTGAACGGATGGGATTATGCAGGTCTGGTCGAGACTTACGAGCAGGCTGTCCGTTTCGCGCGGGAAGAACATGTTCCTTGTCTGGTCCATGTTACAGAATTGACACAGCCTCAGGGACACTCTACCAGTGGATCTCATGAACGCTATAAATCTGCTGAACGGTTAGAGTGGGAGCATGAATTTGACTGTAATGTAAAAATGAGACAATGGATTCTGGAGTCTGATATGGCTACAGAAGAAGAGCTGAACCAGATTGAAGCGGAAGCTAAAGAATATGTCCGTACGGAACAGCGAAGAGCGTGGACAGATTATCATAAAACTATTAACGGAGACCTTGAACAGGCAATAAGTCTGTTGGAACAGATAGAGTCTCCTTTGGTAGAAATGCCTTTAAAAACATTAAAATCATTGCCTGAACCTTCTTTTAAAGAAGTTTATGTCAATGTACGAAGAGCAATCCGTGAACTCAGAGGCGTACAGGTTAAAGGTAAGCAGGACTTGATGAACTGGTATCATGCACAGCAACGCGTGAATGAAAACCGGTTTAACGATTTTCTGTTTACGGATACTCCTGATTCTCCGTTAAATGTAAAAGTTATTCCTGCAGAATATGATGAAGAAACACGGATTGTGGACGGCAGGGAAGTACTGAATGCTTGTTTTGATGCTAATTTCTCCAGGGATGAGCGATTGGTTGCATTTGGCGAAGATGTCGGAAAGATCGGAGATGTAAATCAGGGATTTGCGGGGCTTCAGCAAAAATTCGGTGAACTGCGAATTTTTGATACGGGTATCCGTGAATCTGCTATCATTGGCAAAGGACTTGGGCTATCGCTGAGAGGGTTGCGACCTATTGCTGAAATTCAGTATCTGGATTACCTTATTTATGCGTTACCGATTCTGAGTGACGATCTGGCCAGTCTGAGTTACCGTACCAAAGCCGGGCAGAAAGCTCCGGTCATTGTGCGTACACGCGGACACAGGCTCGAAGGGATCTGGCATTCCGGTTCACCGATGACAGTATTACTGGGCGGTTTGAGAGGACTGCATATTTGTGTGCCAAGGAATATGACTCAGGCGGCAGGGATGTACAATACACTGCTGAGAGGGGACGAGCCGGCTGTGGTTGTGGAATGTCTCAACGGATACCGTCTGAAAGAAAAGATGCCAAAGAATATTGGCGAATTTACAGTTCCTTTAGGTATAGCTGAAGTGGTCAAAGAGGGAGCAGATCTCACTGTAGTTTCCTACGGATCGACACTGAGAGTTGTTCAGGAAGCTGCTATAGAACTTGAAAAACTGGGAATTAATATAGAAATTGTAGATATTCAATGCCTGTATCCGCTGGATCGGACGGAGATATGTAAATTATCCTTAGATAAGACCAATAGATTACTTGTCGTTGATGAGGATGTTCCGGGAGGTGCTTCGGCATATATTTTACAACATATACTGGAAAATCAAAAAGGTTATTATGTACTGGATGGCCAGCCTCGTACTCTGACTGCAAAGGCTCATCGTCCTCCGTACGGATCGGACGGGGATTACTTTACTAAGCCTTCTGCTGATGACGTGATTGAAATTGTCTATGAGATGATGAATGATGCTAATCCGGAAAAGTATCCTGCACTCTATTAA
- a CDS encoding DEAD/DEAH box helicase has product MNFQELNLSKLLVEKLNTLQITEPTGIQKAVIPNILKGKDVLAISPTGTGKTEAFALPVLYLLTESKQSEHKTLVLSPTRELAQQTYLRILNCTPSEVNISTISIFGGQSYEKQAAELSTDPAIVVATPGRLLDLMDQKLIDLSAFKKVVIDEADELLQLGFMAALFRILGYLPSDKQTLLFSATFPKELEELVPKVLHQPFRFEVQNREPQQSQIHQYLLFVDKNDKKNLIKYLIDHYKIDTALIFTRTTHGVDRIVSDLQKHGLTAQGLYGDKSQAVRTATVEDFKNRNFNFLVATDIASRGLHLDDLDHVINYEIPDTSEQYMHRIGRTARGIRDGYTYTFCDAEDNPNLIKLQIALKKNIPILSEHPYVLSWQKMLAHKELKSNSKRKGSKRKK; this is encoded by the coding sequence TTGAATTTTCAAGAATTAAATCTTTCAAAGCTGCTGGTCGAAAAGCTCAACACCCTTCAGATCACAGAACCTACAGGAATACAGAAAGCTGTGATTCCGAACATCTTGAAAGGGAAAGATGTCCTCGCTATATCCCCCACAGGGACGGGAAAAACGGAAGCCTTTGCACTACCTGTTTTGTATCTTTTGACAGAAAGTAAACAATCTGAACATAAAACACTGGTTCTAAGTCCCACCAGAGAACTGGCACAGCAGACTTATCTGCGAATCCTAAATTGTACACCATCTGAGGTAAATATAAGCACCATATCCATCTTCGGAGGACAGTCGTATGAAAAGCAGGCAGCAGAACTTTCGACTGATCCGGCTATAGTAGTCGCTACTCCAGGCAGATTGCTGGATCTGATGGATCAGAAACTCATTGATCTTTCTGCCTTTAAAAAGGTCGTAATAGATGAAGCGGATGAACTGTTGCAACTGGGATTTATGGCCGCATTGTTCCGTATACTGGGTTATCTTCCTTCGGACAAGCAGACTCTTCTCTTTTCCGCCACTTTTCCAAAGGAATTGGAAGAACTTGTTCCGAAAGTACTGCATCAACCGTTTCGGTTCGAAGTACAGAACCGGGAACCACAGCAGAGCCAGATCCATCAGTATTTGTTGTTTGTAGATAAAAACGATAAAAAAAATCTGATAAAGTACCTGATCGATCATTATAAAATAGATACCGCACTAATTTTTACGCGTACCACACATGGTGTAGATCGTATTGTAAGTGATCTCCAAAAACACGGGCTCACTGCACAAGGATTGTACGGAGACAAATCGCAGGCCGTTCGAACAGCAACAGTAGAAGATTTTAAAAACAGAAATTTCAACTTTCTCGTTGCTACGGATATTGCCTCACGGGGTCTTCATCTGGATGATCTTGATCATGTCATTAATTATGAGATTCCCGACACATCAGAGCAGTATATGCACCGCATTGGTCGTACAGCGAGAGGGATCAGAGACGGATATACCTATACCTTTTGTGATGCCGAAGACAATCCTAATCTGATCAAACTTCAGATTGCGCTCAAAAAAAACATCCCTATCTTATCCGAACATCCTTATGTCCTGAGCTGGCAAAAAATGCTAGCACACAAGGAATTAAAATCGAATTCAAAAAGAAAGGGCAGCAAGCGAAAAAAATAA
- a CDS encoding NUDIX domain-containing protein, whose product MYPFNVRVYGILINEHDEVLISDEKTESVSFTKFPGGGLEYGEGLIDALKREYEEECALSVDVVKHIYTTDFWEKSSFNDSQIISIYYLVKANQPLNVTIKEKLFDFDKDETGEKLQAFRLVPVDQVKLTELTFKTDQVAWEEYLKSRVF is encoded by the coding sequence ATGTATCCTTTTAATGTGCGCGTGTACGGAATACTTATCAATGAGCATGATGAAGTATTGATCAGTGATGAAAAAACTGAAAGTGTGTCTTTCACCAAATTTCCGGGCGGAGGATTAGAGTATGGAGAAGGACTGATAGACGCACTCAAAAGAGAATATGAGGAAGAGTGTGCACTCTCTGTGGATGTTGTAAAGCATATTTATACAACAGATTTTTGGGAGAAATCCAGTTTTAATGACAGTCAGATTATTAGTATCTATTATTTGGTTAAGGCCAATCAGCCGCTTAATGTCACGATAAAGGAAAAACTTTTTGATTTTGATAAAGATGAGACTGGAGAAAAACTTCAGGCATTCAGACTTGTACCTGTAGATCAGGTAAAATTAACTGAACTTACATTCAAAACAGATCAGGTAGCATGGGAAGAATACCTCAAAAGCCGGGTTTTTTAA
- the rlmH gene encoding 23S rRNA (pseudouridine(1915)-N(3))-methyltransferase RlmH: MKITLICVGKTDEKYLNEGIEKYTGRLKHYITFGMVIIPDLKNSKNMSQAQQKEKEAALILKHISPQDTVVLLDEYGKEYRSVDFSRYLEKNMLNSTQHLVFVIGGPYGFDQTIYDRSVQKISLSKMTFSHQMIRLFFVEQVYRAFSILKGEPYHHE, from the coding sequence ATGAAAATTACATTGATCTGTGTCGGTAAGACAGATGAAAAATATCTGAATGAGGGTATTGAGAAGTATACAGGCCGGTTAAAGCATTATATTACTTTTGGAATGGTGATTATCCCGGATCTCAAAAACAGTAAGAATATGAGTCAGGCACAGCAGAAGGAAAAAGAAGCTGCTCTGATTCTGAAGCATATCAGTCCGCAGGATACTGTCGTACTTCTGGATGAGTATGGAAAGGAATACCGCTCAGTGGACTTCTCCCGTTATCTCGAGAAGAATATGCTCAACAGTACCCAGCACCTGGTTTTTGTGATAGGAGGGCCATACGGATTTGATCAGACCATATACGACCGGTCAGTACAGAAGATTTCGTTGTCCAAGATGACTTTCTCTCATCAGATGATCCGGTTGTTTTTTGTAGAGCAGGTATATCGTGCTTTTTCCATTTTGAAAGGCGAACCCTATCATCATGAATAG
- a CDS encoding DUF3078 domain-containing protein produces MKKLKLTLMLLLSAFSIAAYAQQEAADSTRLWTIKGENTFLINQSSFSNWAAGGVNSFAGNLIFNYDFNYKKDRWSWDNKVLAAYGQTFQKETDWRKNDDRFAISSLLGYQAKERWLYTFFMNFNTQFANGYKYDSNNARTLLSTAFAPAYLSFGPGMAYKASDNFKVNLSPAAARFVFVTNDSLSNVGAFGVDPGKKSRFEFGASLDAYYKKEIMENITFENILKLYSNYLEDPQNVDVDYTANLVMKVNQWITVNAGVQLIYDDNTLIPKDNGAPGSERPALQVKQILGAGITYKF; encoded by the coding sequence ATGAAGAAATTAAAACTTACACTTATGCTGCTTTTGTCAGCTTTCTCCATCGCAGCTTATGCACAACAGGAAGCGGCAGATTCAACCCGGTTATGGACCATCAAAGGAGAAAACACTTTTCTGATTAATCAGAGTTCTTTCTCGAATTGGGCTGCAGGTGGCGTCAATTCTTTTGCCGGAAATCTGATCTTTAATTACGACTTCAACTACAAAAAAGACAGATGGAGCTGGGACAACAAAGTATTAGCTGCTTACGGACAGACTTTCCAGAAAGAAACAGACTGGAGAAAGAATGATGACCGATTTGCGATCAGCAGTTTACTTGGTTATCAGGCAAAGGAAAGGTGGCTCTATACTTTCTTTATGAATTTCAACACACAGTTTGCCAATGGATATAAATATGACAGCAACAATGCCAGGACATTATTATCAACAGCCTTTGCTCCCGCTTATCTGAGTTTTGGTCCCGGTATGGCTTACAAGGCATCAGACAACTTCAAAGTCAACCTGTCTCCTGCCGCAGCACGTTTCGTATTTGTGACCAATGATTCTCTTTCCAATGTTGGTGCTTTCGGAGTAGATCCGGGTAAAAAATCACGTTTTGAATTTGGTGCTTCTCTGGATGCATATTACAAGAAGGAGATCATGGAAAATATAACCTTTGAAAATATTCTTAAGCTCTACTCCAATTATCTGGAAGATCCGCAGAATGTAGATGTCGATTATACCGCCAATCTGGTGATGAAGGTCAACCAATGGATCACAGTCAATGCCGGGGTACAACTGATCTATGATGATAATACCCTTATTCCAAAAGATAACGGAGCTCCGGGGTCAGAAAGGCCTGCATTACAGGTCAAACAAATTCTGGGTGCAGGTATAACCTATAAATTCTAG
- a CDS encoding YceI family protein: MKKIILFSAFAALVLSSCAGNPEGKKAETSDSTAIVENTVSGNSFAVDTTQSKVVWTGTKVTGQHTGTVVVKSGSIQIDNNALVGGTFTLDMNSISSTDLEGEYKDKLDGHLKAADFFDTAQFPEATFVISKVEAGATASDVKVTGNLTIKGITKSISFDTKVLESTDSVIKTHADFNIERADWGVNYAGKEDDLISKQINFKIDIVANKK, encoded by the coding sequence ATGAAAAAAATTATTTTATTCTCTGCCTTTGCGGCTCTGGTATTATCTTCATGCGCAGGTAACCCTGAAGGTAAAAAAGCTGAAACTTCTGATTCTACAGCTATTGTTGAAAATACGGTTTCAGGTAATTCTTTTGCAGTAGATACTACGCAGTCTAAAGTAGTATGGACAGGTACAAAAGTAACAGGTCAGCACACAGGTACTGTTGTTGTTAAATCAGGTTCTATTCAGATCGATAACAACGCTCTTGTAGGTGGTACATTTACACTGGATATGAACTCAATCAGTTCTACAGATCTGGAAGGAGAATATAAAGATAAATTAGACGGACATTTGAAAGCAGCTGACTTTTTTGATACAGCACAATTCCCTGAAGCTACTTTTGTGATTTCAAAAGTTGAGGCAGGAGCTACTGCATCTGATGTAAAAGTAACAGGTAATCTGACTATCAAAGGTATCACAAAGAGTATTTCATTTGATACAAAAGTATTGGAATCAACAGACAGTGTAATCAAAACGCATGCAGATTTCAATATCGAACGTGCGGATTGGGGAGTGAACTACGCAGGTAAGGAAGATGATTTGATTTCTAAACAGATCAATTTCAAAATCGATATCGTTGCGAACAAGAAATAA
- the murA gene encoding UDP-N-acetylglucosamine 1-carboxyvinyltransferase, whose amino-acid sequence MNAFEIHGGKPLKGEIIPQGAKNEALQIISAVLLTEEPMTIANVPDIKDVNKLIELLQALGVKVNRVDQDTYVFEAKDINIDYFQSEEFKVKGGGLRGSIMIVGPLLARFGKAAIPKPGGDKIGRRRLDTHFLGFEKLGAKFVYDADNNFFNVDASELRGTYILLDEASVTGTANIVMAAVLAKGTTTIYNAACEPYLQQLCKMLNRMGANISGIGSNLLTIEGVERLGGTSHKMLPDMIEIGSFIGLAAMTGSEITIKDVCYPELGIIPTIFSRLGIKMELRGDDIFIPAQEHYEIETFIDGSILTVSDAPWPGFTPDLLSIVLVTAIQAKGNVLIHQKMFESRLFFVDKLIDMGAQIILCDPHRATVIGLDKAFKLRGIEMTSPDIRAGVSLLIAALSAQGKSKIYNIEQIERGYQHIEERLKALGADIRRIDETPAGH is encoded by the coding sequence ATGAACGCATTTGAAATACATGGTGGGAAGCCATTAAAAGGTGAGATTATTCCTCAGGGCGCAAAAAATGAGGCATTGCAGATTATTTCTGCGGTTCTATTAACAGAAGAACCAATGACAATAGCTAATGTGCCTGATATTAAAGATGTCAATAAGCTGATTGAGCTGTTACAGGCATTGGGTGTAAAGGTGAACCGTGTAGATCAGGATACCTATGTCTTTGAAGCGAAAGATATTAATATTGATTATTTCCAGTCGGAAGAATTTAAAGTAAAAGGGGGAGGTCTTCGCGGATCTATTATGATCGTGGGCCCTTTACTTGCCAGATTCGGTAAAGCTGCTATCCCTAAACCGGGAGGTGATAAAATCGGCAGACGTCGTCTGGATACTCACTTTCTTGGATTCGAAAAATTAGGAGCCAAATTTGTTTACGATGCAGACAACAATTTTTTTAATGTCGATGCAAGCGAATTAAGAGGAACGTATATCTTACTGGATGAGGCTTCAGTAACAGGTACGGCTAATATTGTAATGGCTGCTGTACTGGCTAAAGGTACGACCACAATTTATAATGCTGCATGTGAGCCTTATCTGCAACAACTGTGTAAGATGCTGAACAGAATGGGGGCTAATATCTCGGGTATAGGTTCTAATCTGTTGACTATAGAAGGTGTAGAACGTCTTGGCGGAACAAGTCATAAAATGTTGCCGGATATGATCGAGATCGGATCTTTTATCGGGCTTGCCGCAATGACTGGTTCTGAAATTACGATTAAAGATGTGTGCTATCCGGAGTTAGGAATTATTCCTACCATCTTCAGCCGTCTGGGAATTAAGATGGAACTCAGAGGGGATGATATTTTTATTCCTGCTCAGGAACATTATGAGATAGAAACGTTTATCGATGGTTCTATTCTTACGGTATCTGATGCTCCATGGCCGGGATTTACACCGGATTTGTTGAGTATCGTGCTGGTAACAGCTATACAGGCAAAAGGAAATGTGCTGATCCATCAGAAAATGTTTGAAAGCCGTCTGTTCTTTGTAGATAAGCTGATCGATATGGGCGCGCAGATTATTTTATGTGATCCGCACCGGGCTACTGTTATCGGACTGGATAAAGCTTTCAAGCTAAGAGGAATAGAAATGACGTCTCCGGATATTCGGGCAGGTGTATCTTTACTGATAGCAGCATTGTCTGCACAAGGCAAATCCAAAATCTATAACATCGAGCAGATTGAAAGAGGCTATCAGCATATTGAAGAACGTTTAAAAGCGTTGGGAGCGGATATTCGTCGTATAGATGAGACACCGGCAGGTCATTAG
- a CDS encoding DUF4290 domain-containing protein, with translation MNFDYNSTRPKLILAEYGRNVQNMVDYISSLPTKEERNRHAQVVIDMMGVLNPHLRDVADFKHKLWDHLQIISDFKIDVDSPYPIQSRENVKHQPEMLGYPQHNIRFKHYGHTVETMVSKARLITDEAKRNQMILSIANFMKMAYLTWNKDSVSDEQILQDLKELSKGELFLPEGTVLTKLDFKTPPPGSRVKSQTPSSGGSNNNNNNKGSYQQKSNNNNNNKKPGGFVKRNNNNNNNGGPKKSYHNNNNNNNNHSNNYKRG, from the coding sequence ATGAATTTTGATTATAACAGCACAAGACCAAAACTTATTTTAGCCGAATATGGTCGTAATGTGCAAAATATGGTAGATTATATCAGTTCACTACCAACAAAAGAAGAACGTAACCGTCATGCTCAGGTCGTTATCGATATGATGGGTGTTCTTAATCCGCATTTACGTGATGTGGCCGATTTCAAGCACAAGCTTTGGGATCACCTGCAGATTATCTCTGATTTTAAAATTGATGTAGATTCTCCGTATCCTATTCAGAGCAGAGAAAATGTAAAACATCAGCCGGAGATGCTAGGTTATCCTCAACATAATATCCGTTTCAAACATTATGGTCATACTGTAGAAACAATGGTAAGTAAGGCCAGATTGATCACGGATGAAGCCAAAAGAAATCAGATGATCCTGTCGATTGCTAATTTTATGAAAATGGCCTATCTGACATGGAACAAAGACTCTGTATCGGATGAGCAGATTTTACAGGATCTGAAAGAACTGTCAAAAGGGGAACTTTTCTTACCTGAAGGTACAGTGCTTACCAAACTTGATTTCAAAACACCTCCTCCGGGAAGCCGTGTAAAAAGCCAGACCCCTTCTTCAGGTGGTAGCAACAATAACAATAATAATAAAGGAAGCTATCAGCAGAAATCGAATAACAATAACAACAACAAGAAACCGGGTGGTTTTGTAAAAAGAAACAATAACAACAATAATAACGGCGGCCCTAAAAAGAGCTACCATAATAATAACAACAATAATAACAACCATTCAAATAATTATAAGAGAGGATAA
- a CDS encoding ATP-dependent helicase encodes MDYLAGLNPTQRAAVEQTEGPVMIVAGAGSGKTRVITYRVAHLIRKGVDPFNILVLTFTNKAAKEMRERIMKVVGGEAKNIWMGTFHSVFARILRVEAELIGYPRNFTIYDTDDTKSLLRSILKEMNLDDKLYNVNHVYGRISQAKNNLISPQEYNKNEAIKAEDHSNGRGQMGQIYMTYAQRCYRAGAMDFDDLLFKTNVLLNKHPDVLHKYQHQFKYLMVDEYQDTNFSQYLIVKRLAAVNENICVVGDDAQSIYAFRGANIQNILNFQKDYPDVKVFKLEQNYRSTKMIVNAANSIIANNKNQLEKNVFSDNEDGEKIKVNRAFSDNEEGKIVADIIAQEKALKGLNFKDFAILYRTNAQSRSMEEALRKINIPYKIYGGTSFYQRKEIKDLIAYFRLTFNPNDEEALKRVINYPRRGIGDTTIERIMIAADQQQIRLWDVVANAQMFLDGRSAGSVSGFATMVQSFQAMANNHSAFDTAMHIAQHSGVLKDLYEDKSVEGLSRYENIQELLNGIKEFSEREDIEDRGLDVFMQDIALLTNDDNDKNPNADTVSLMTIHSSKGLEFPIVFIVGLEENLFPSQLSLNSRSELEEERRLFYVAVTRAEKKLHLSYATSRYRWGSLNNCEPSRFLDELNPACLDLDFKPRGMPSSAGDGFQRERMTWQQKDQDTFSKPKPKVVKTTSILPKAHTPTEGFAPSDTSGLQVGMEVEHERFGFGKVINLEGNKPDLKATIFFKELGQKQLLLKFAKLRIVQ; translated from the coding sequence TTGGATTATCTAGCAGGATTAAATCCGACCCAACGTGCGGCTGTTGAACAGACAGAAGGACCGGTAATGATTGTCGCCGGAGCCGGATCGGGTAAAACACGTGTAATCACGTACCGTGTGGCCCACCTTATACGTAAAGGTGTGGATCCCTTTAATATATTAGTGTTGACTTTTACAAATAAGGCTGCAAAGGAGATGCGTGAGCGTATCATGAAGGTCGTAGGAGGAGAAGCTAAGAATATCTGGATGGGTACTTTTCACTCGGTTTTTGCCAGGATATTACGCGTAGAGGCTGAATTGATCGGATATCCGCGCAATTTTACAATCTACGATACAGACGATACCAAGAGTTTGCTCCGTTCTATCCTCAAGGAGATGAACCTGGATGATAAGTTGTATAATGTAAACCACGTATACGGTCGTATCTCACAGGCGAAAAACAACCTCATCTCTCCACAGGAATATAATAAGAATGAAGCCATCAAAGCGGAAGATCATTCAAATGGCAGGGGACAGATGGGGCAGATCTATATGACCTATGCACAACGCTGTTATCGTGCCGGAGCGATGGATTTTGACGATTTGTTATTCAAGACCAATGTGCTTCTGAATAAGCATCCGGATGTCTTACATAAGTATCAGCATCAGTTTAAATACCTCATGGTGGATGAGTATCAGGATACTAACTTTTCCCAGTATCTGATTGTCAAGCGTCTGGCTGCGGTGAATGAGAATATTTGTGTTGTAGGGGATGATGCACAGAGTATCTATGCCTTTCGCGGTGCGAATATCCAAAATATCCTGAATTTCCAGAAAGATTATCCGGATGTAAAGGTGTTCAAACTGGAGCAAAACTACCGTTCGACCAAGATGATCGTGAATGCCGCCAACAGTATTATTGCGAACAACAAGAATCAACTGGAGAAGAACGTTTTTTCGGATAATGAAGACGGTGAAAAGATAAAGGTTAACAGGGCCTTCTCTGATAATGAAGAAGGAAAGATTGTAGCCGATATTATTGCTCAGGAAAAAGCCCTTAAAGGATTAAACTTTAAAGATTTTGCGATTTTGTATCGTACGAATGCACAGTCCCGATCGATGGAGGAGGCGCTTCGCAAGATCAATATTCCTTATAAGATATACGGAGGAACCTCCTTTTATCAACGTAAGGAGATAAAGGATCTGATTGCGTACTTCAGACTGACCTTCAACCCTAATGATGAGGAAGCGCTGAAGCGTGTTATTAATTACCCGCGTCGTGGAATAGGGGATACAACTATCGAACGCATTATGATCGCTGCAGATCAGCAGCAGATCAGGTTGTGGGACGTTGTTGCCAATGCGCAGATGTTTCTGGATGGAAGAAGTGCCGGCTCGGTGAGTGGTTTTGCTACGATGGTGCAGAGTTTTCAGGCGATGGCCAATAACCATTCGGCATTTGATACAGCGATGCATATCGCACAACATTCAGGAGTGCTGAAGGATCTCTATGAAGATAAATCAGTAGAAGGGCTGAGCAGATACGAAAATATTCAGGAGCTCTTAAATGGTATCAAGGAGTTTTCGGAGAGAGAAGATATAGAAGATCGCGGACTGGATGTATTTATGCAGGATATTGCCCTTCTCACCAACGATGATAACGATAAGAATCCGAATGCGGATACGGTATCCCTGATGACGATTCACTCTTCAAAAGGATTGGAATTTCCGATTGTCTTTATAGTCGGACTGGAAGAAAATCTGTTTCCTTCACAGTTGTCTCTCAACTCCAGGTCCGAACTGGAAGAGGAAAGGCGATTATTCTACGTAGCGGTAACACGTGCGGAGAAAAAATTACACTTGTCGTATGCTACCTCCCGATACAGATGGGGTTCACTGAATAATTGTGAACCGAGCAGGTTTCTGGACGAACTGAATCCGGCATGTCTTGATCTTGATTTCAAACCCAGAGGTATGCCTTCATCAGCAGGCGATGGTTTTCAGAGAGAGCGCATGACCTGGCAGCAGAAAGATCAGGATACATTCTCAAAACCGAAGCCCAAAGTAGTGAAGACGACTTCCATATTGCCAAAAGCGCATACGCCTACGGAAGGCTTTGCTCCGTCGGATACCAGCGGACTTCAGGTAGGGATGGAAGTAGAGCATGAAAGATTTGGATTTGGTAAGGTTATCAATCTGGAAGGCAATAAACCGGACCTCAAAGCAACTATTTTCTTTAAAGAGTTGGGACAAAAGCAATTGTTGCTTAAATTTGCCAAACTTAGGATTGTACAATAG